A genomic segment from Aegilops tauschii subsp. strangulata cultivar AL8/78 chromosome 1, Aet v6.0, whole genome shotgun sequence encodes:
- the LOC109736902 gene encoding putative glucose-6-phosphate 1-epimerase, with protein sequence MSMGRYAASTDPEAGRDGDGAVLLRSPSGATARVSLHGGQVVSWKNDRGDELLFTSSKAIMKPPKAMRGGIPICFPQFGNCGTLERHGFARNRMWALDEEHPGLSRSDSGSRSLVDLILKPSEEDQKSWPHSFEFRLRISLTKDGDLSLVSRIRNVNGKPFSFSFAYHTYLSVSDISEVRIEGLETLDYLDNLSQRERHTEQGDAITFESEVDRVYVSSPNVIAVLDHEKKRTFVIRKDGLPDTVVWNPWEKKAKTMADFGDEEYKQTLCVDAAAAERPITLRPGEEWTGRLELSAVPSTNCSDHLDQPGIM encoded by the exons ATGAGCATGGGGCGCTACGCGGCCTCAACGGATCCGGAGGCGGGCAGGGACGGGGACGGGGCCGTCCTGCTCCGCTCGCCCAGCGGGGCCACCGCGCGG GTGAGCCTGCACGGCGGGCAGGTCGTCTCCTGGAAGAACGACCGGGGAGATGAGCTCCTCTTCACCAGCAGCAAG GCAATCATGAAGCCACCAAAGGCGATGCGTGGCGGCATTCCGATATGCTTTCCACAG TTTGGAAACTGCGGGACCTTGGAGCGACATGGATTTGCGAGGAACAGGATGTGGGCCCTCGACGAGGAGCATCCAGGATTAAGTCGTAGTGACAGTGGCAGCAGATCTCTTGTTGACCTTATCCTAAAGCCATCTGAAGAGGACCAGAAGAGCTGGCCACATAG TTTCGAGTTCCGGCTGAGAATCTCTCTCACAAAGGACGGTGACCTCTCACTGGTATCGCGCATCAGAAACGTCAATGGCAAGCCATTCAGTTTCTCATTTGCCTACCACACATATCTCTCAGTCTCAGACATCAG CGAGGTGAGGATAGAAGGCTTGGAGACCCTCGATTACCTTGACAATCTCAGCCAGCGGGAACGCCACACCGAACAAGGAGACGCCATAACATTCGAATCAGAG GTGGACCGAGTGTATGTCAGCTCGCCGAACGTGATAGCGGTGCTCGACCATGAGAAGAAGCGCACATTCGTCATAAGAAAGGACGGCCTCCCCGACACCG TGGTGTGGAACCCGtgggagaagaaggccaagacgATGGCGGACTTCGGGGACGAGGAGTACAAGCAGACGCTGTGCgtggacgcggcggcggcggagcggccCATCACGCTGAGGCCCGGGGAGGAGTGGACGGGGAGGCTGGAGCTCTCCGCCGTGCCGTCCACCAACTGCAGCGACCACCTCGATCAGCCCGGCATCATGTGA